The Erythrobacter sp. genome segment AGTTCGCCAGCCACCGCGATTTCTATGAAGGCCGCTTCATCGGCATTTCGCCGACGCTTTCCGCGCGGCTTGGTCCGGACACCACGCTGACCGCCAGCTACACCTACGACGACGATGCGCGCACTGTCGATCGCGGCGTACCCAGCCTCAACGGCCTGCCGCTCGAAGGCTTCGACGAAACCTTCTTCGGCGATCGCGACTACAACTACGGCACCGTCGAAGCGCATATTGCTCGCGCCCGTCTGGACCATCGCTTCAGCGACGCATGGAGCGTGAATGCCGCGGTGCAATTTGCCGATTACGACAAGTTCTATGCCAACATTGTTCCCGACAGCGCCACTGCGACCACCGTCCGCCTGTCCGGTTACGACAGCGGGACCGACCGACGGAACCTGATCGGGCAGGTCAACCTGGTAGGCCAATTCGAGACCGGATCGCTCGGCCACACGCTGCTGCTGGGCGCGGAATTTACCAGTTCGGATACCGATTCGGTCCGCAATCAGGCGCGCTTCAACAGTGGAACCAGCAGCAATGTCACCGTGGCATTGGAGGACGTGATCGCGGTTCCTGCCTTCGCGCTCGTCCCGCAGCGTGCCAGCACCTCGGAACTGACCACCTTCTCCGCCTATGCGCAGGAACAGCTCGATATCGGGATTGTCCAACTGGTGGCGGGTTTACGCTACGATCGCTTCGATCTGACCAGCACCGATCTGGCGACAGGGTTCGACGGCGCACGGGTGGACGAGCGGGTATCGCCGCGCTTCGGGGTGATCGTCAAGCCGCAGGACAACCTCTCGATCTATGCCAGCTACGCCGAAAGTTTCCTGCCTTCCGCCGGAGACCAGTTCGTCGTTCTCAGCCAGTCGCAGGAAGGGCTGGAGCCGGAGTTGTTCGAGAATATCGAGCTCGGCTTGAAATACGCGCCGCACCGTAACCTGCTGCTGACCGCGGCACTGTTCCGCCTCACGCGTTCGAACACTCCGGCAGTGGAGCCGGGGACGGGGCTGACCACTCTCGAAGGCGAAAGCCGGGTCGAAGGTTTGGAACTGGGCCTCGTGGGCGAGCCGGTGACGGGCCTCTCGCTGAGCCTTGGCTATACCTATCTCGACGGCAAGATCACCGACGATGCCAACCCGGCAAACCTCGGCACGGTGCTGCAACAGGTGCCCGAGCACCAGGTGACCGCCTGGGCTCGTTACGACGTGACCGACCGGATCGGGATCGGCGGCGGGGTGACGCATGTGTCGGACCAGTTTGCTAGCAACAGCAACAATGTCGTGCTGCCAGCGCATACCCGTGTCGATGCGGCGCTGTTCTTCGAGGCGACCGATAACCTTTCGTTACAACTGAACGTCGAAAACCTGTTCGACGAAAACTATTACGCCGCCGCGCATGGGGACAACAATATCCAGCCGGGTGTACCGCTCAATGCAACCGTGGGGGCGCGTTTGCGGTTCTGATTACTCTTCCGCAGGCTCGCGAGATTCCCCTCCCCCCATCGCGGGCACTGCGCGCGCCGCGTCGGCCGGGTCGATACCCGGTGCAGGCGCGGCGCTGATGGTTTCACTGCGGCGCGTCACTCGCCCCGCACGCTGGATCGCGGCGATCAGCCGGGGATAGACCCCGCAGCGGCACAGGTTCGGGATCGCCTCGCGAATGTCCTCAGGCGTGGGATCGGGATTGCGGCGCAGCAGTGCGGCTCCGGCAATGGCGATGCCCGGTGTGCAGAAGCCGCACTGGATCGCCTGCTCGGCCACCAGCGCCTGCTGCACCGGATGCGAACGGTCGCGGCTCAGGCCTTCGATGGTGGTGATGAATCGTCCCTCGGCCTCGGCAATGGTGACGAGGCAGCTCCGCAGTGCCTCGCCATCGACCAGCACCATGCACGCACCGCAATCGCCTTGCCCGCAGCCATATTTGGTGCCGGTCAGGTTCGCCGCATCGCGCAGCGCATGGAGCAGCGGGGTTTCCGGATCCATCTCGAAGAACACCGGCCGCTCGTTCACCGTCATTGCGGGCATATTGGATCCGTCAGTTGCGCCAGCTGGGGTCTATAGCGTCTATCTTGCGGGTCCAGGCCTCGAAGTCCAGCTTGCCGAAGCTGTCGGTCAACTGTTTGTCGCGGTCGCGCTGGTGCTGTTCGATCACTTCCGGCGGAACGACGATGGGCGCGCCGAGGCTGGCGGTCTTCACCTGCACCTCGCAGGCGCGCTGGAGCATGTAGTAGAGCAGGAACATTTCATGGATCGTGCGGCCCATCACCACCGGGCCGTGGTTCTTGAGCAGCAGGATCTGGTGATTGCCTGCATTGCGCACCAGCCGCTCGCCTTCCTCGCTGCGCACGGTGATGCCTTCGAAATCGTGGTATCCGATCGCTCCTGCAAAGAAGCACGAATAGAAATTGCTCGCCTGCAAGCCACCCTCAGTGGAGCAGACCGCCATAGTGTCAGGCGTGTGGGTGTGGACGATGGCGTGGGCGTGGGGGAGATTGCGGTGGAACACCGAATGCTGGGTGAACCCGGCAAGGTTCACCGGATGCGGGCTGTCCGAAACCTTGTTCCCTTCCCCATCGATGGTGATGAGGTTGGAAGCGGTGACTTCCTCCCACAGCAGCCCATAGGGATTGATCAGGAAATGATTGTCCGTGCCCGGCACCCGCAGGGTGATGTGGTTGTAGATGCTTTCGCACCAGCCCAGATGCGCGAAAATGCGATAGGCGGCCGCAAGATCGAGCCGCGCCTGCCATTCCTCGGGGCTGCATTCCGGTTTCTGCCGTAACTGGGTCGCCATTTTCTGCGTTCCTTTCTGCGCGTCTCTCCTAACACGCGCAGATTGACTTTGTCACAGTGCTTGGCAAGCCTTGCGAAAATCCGGCGGATGACCGGGTTCCGGGGAGAGGGACAGAATCGATATGGCAACGCATCCGGCGCATTCGCAGGGGCATGAGACTGCGCAAGGCAACTGGCTGACCAATTCGGCCGGATACCAGACACTTCTGGTCTTCCTGCTCAGCCTCAATTTCGGGATCGTGTTCTTCGACCGGCAGGCGCTGAACGTGCTGATTCCGGTAGGCGTGCAGCAGGATCTGGCGCTGACCGGGACCCAGATCGGGCTGCTGGCGGGGGGCCTGTCTTTCAGCTGGGCGATTGCTGCGTTCTTCGTCGGACGGCTGTCGGACAGCATGGGCAAGCGCAAGATCCTGCTGGTTCTGGCGACAATAGCCTTTTCGCTGTGCTCGTTCCTTTCGGGCCTTGCCACCACCTTCCTGTTCCTGTTCGCGGCGCGGCTGCTGATGGGCGCGGCGGAAGGCGGGGTGATGCCGATCAGCCACGCGATGGTGGCGAGCGAAGTGAACCCCGAGCGACGCGGGCTGGCGCAGGGCGTCGCCCAGAACCTCGGTTCCAACCTGCTCGGCAGCTTCCTGGCCCCGGTGGTGCTGGTGTGGTTTGCGACGCAGTACAGCTGGCGCGAAGCATTCTACCTGGCTGCCGTGCCCGGCCTCGTCAGCGCGGCGCTTATCTGGTTCCTGCTCAAGGAACCCGTCCCCGCGAAAAAGCCCGAAGGCAGTCACGATGCGTCCATCGGCTTCCTGGAGGCGCTGAAGGTCCGCAACATGTGGATCTGCGTGGTCGTCGGCGTGCTGATGGTGGCACATTTCGTGATCACCTGGGCCTTCATGCCCAATTTCCTCGTCCAGACGCGCGGGATGGATGCGACCTCGATGAGCTGGCTGGTCGGCTCGCTCGGCATTGCGGCGGCGATCTACAGCTTCGTCGTGTCCGGCCTGTCGGACAAGATCGGGCGCAAGCCGGTGATGGTGGTGCTGCCGTTCCTCGCGCTGGTCGGGCCGCTGGGAGTGCTGCTGCTCGATCCCGCCGATTTCACCGGCACCGGCGCGTTCGGCCTGTCGAGCTATGCCACGGTGCTGATCCCGATCTTCTTCATCGGCTGGATGGTGAACGGCACTTTCCCGATCTTCATGGCGACAATCCCTTCGGAGAGCTTCCGCCCGATCCACCATGCCACGGTGCTGGGGCTGGCGATGGGCTCTTGCGAGGTCCTGGGCGGTGTGTTCGGCCCGCCGATCGCGGGGGCACTCAACGATGCCATCGGCCCCGATACCTTCCTTTATGTGCTGATGGGCCTCTCGGTTGTCTCGGGCTTCGTCGCCATGGGCCTCAGGGAAACCGCACCCGCCGCGCTACGGCGCAAGGGGCTGACGGCGGAACTCGCATGATAACGAATGTTAGGATAGGATAGCCGCAACGCGAGTCCCGCCACGCCGGGACCGGAACAACAGGAGAGAGAATATGGCCACGCAGATGAAAGCCCCGCCTTCGGACAAGAAGGAAATCGTCGATATCAAGTATCCCTATGCCGATCTGGTGGCGCGCACGTCGCCCGGCGGCCGCTACATCGACACGCCGAGCGACGAGGAAAGCCCATGGATCCCCTTCGGTGACAACGCCGCGATCAAGCACATCGCCTTTGACGTGCGGCAGAACCTGTTCTCGAACATCCTGTGGGTCAAAGGCCCCGGCACCATCGGCACGCACTTCCATCGCGGCACGATCATGATGGTCTGCCTCGAAGGATCGGTGCGCTATCTCGAATATGACTGGGTGGCGACGCCGTTCGGGGTGATCCTCGAGACCCCCGGCGAAAGCCACACGCTGGTGACCGAGCACCCCGACGGCGTGAAGCTGTTCGGCTGGATGCAGGGGCCGATCGACTTCTTCGACGGCGACGGCAAGTTCGTCGAAACCACCGACGTGTTCTGGTTCATGAACCACTACGAGGAATATTGCCGCGAGAACGGCCTGCCGATCAATCCGAAGCTGTATCTCTGAGGGGGCGCAACCATGAGCAAACTCGGCGCCAAGACCGCTGCCGAAGCGGGCGCGTTCAAGATCGTTGCCGTGCCCGAGACCTACAAGCACGTGATCGACCAGTATGTCCGCCCCGGCAGCTATGTGGGCACCGACGAGGATGAAAGCCCGTGGGTGCCGTTCGGCGACAATGCCGCAATCCGGCACCTCGCTTTCGATGTGCGCAACAATGTCTATGCCAACGTCCTGTGGATCAAGAGCGCGGGGGTGATCGGCACGCACAAGCATCGCGGGATGGTCTGGGCGATCGGGCTCGAAGGCTCGTTCCGCTATCTCGAATACGACTGGGTCTGCCGCCCCGGCGACTTCATCACCGAATTCCCCGGCCACGCGCACACGCTGGTGACCGACGAGCCGGACGGGATGAAGGCGTTCTTCTGGATGCAGGGCGCGAACGAGTTCTACGACGACGAAGGTAACCACGTCGAAACGCTCGACGTGTGGTGGTTCATCAACCACTACGAAAGCTACTGCCGCGAGCACGGTCTGGAGATCAACCGGCAGCTCTATCTGTGAGTGAACCGCGCACTCTCGACCAGTTCGACATTCGCGGCCGCTCGGCGCTGGTTACCGGCGCGGCGAGCGGCATCGGGCTTGCGTATGCCGAAGTGATGGTCGAAGCGGGGGCAAAGGTCACGCTGACCGATGTCGATGCCGAAGGCGCTGCGCGGGAGGCGATGCGGCTGAGCCACGAGGGCTTCGAGGCGCGGTTCGACACCTGCGACGTATACGAACTCGCGCAGGTCGCCCGCGCGTTCGACAACCATGTCGCGGCCTATGGCGGCTGCGATATCGTCTTCGCCAATGCCGGCCTGGACGTGGGCAATGGCTTCTGGTCGCCCGACGACAAGCGCAATCCCGATGGCCAGATCGACGTTTACGATCCGGACCGCTGGTACAAAAGCATCGGCATCAACCTCACCGGCTGCTTCCACACCGTGCGCGAAGCGGCGCGGGTCATGAAGGCCAATGAACGCAATGGTTCGGGGCGCAGGGGCGGCTCGATCGTTATTACCAGTTCCAACGCGGCGGAAGTGAACGAGGCGATTGTCGGCGTGCCCTACATGGCGGCCAAGGCGGGGGTGAAGCACTTCATGCGCCACGCCGCCTACGAACTGGCTGCCTACGGCATCCGCGTCAACGCCATCGCGCCGGGGCCGTTCGTCACCAATATCGGCGATGGCTGGGTGAAGAAGAACCCGGTCGCCAAGGCTGCGTGGGACAAGATGGTGCCGGTGGGCCGCATGGCCGAGACCTACCAGATCAAGCCGCTGGCTTTGCTGCTGGCTTCGGATGCGGGAAGCTACATGACCGGCGCGCATGTGATGATCGATGGCGGGATGCAACTGGGCACCGTGAAACCGATTGATTGAGGACCATACCATGACCACCACCGCAAACGCCGCCATCTGCCGCGGCCATGATCACCCCTTCTCTATCGAACCGGTCGAACTGGCCGATCTGGCGCCGGATGAAATTCTCGTCCGCGTGATTGCCTGCGGCATCTGCCACACCGATCTGGCGGTGCGCGACGCGCAATTGCCCGTTCCGCTCCCGGCGGTGCTGGGCCACGAAGGCGCGGGCATTGTCGAGGCGGTAGGCAACGCGGTGACTGCTGCCAAGCCGGGCGACCGGGTCGTCATGAGCTTCAACAGCTGCGGTTCCTGCCCCAGCTGCGAAATCGACGCGCCGACCTATTGCTACAATTTCTTCCCCAACAACTGGTCCGGCACCCGCGCCGACGGCACGCCGTGCATGCGCCACAACGGCGAGCCGATGGCGGCCAATTTCTTCGGCCAGTCGGCCTTTGCCACCCATGCCATCGCGCACCAGAACAACACCGTGGCCCTGCCCTCGCGGTTCGATTCCATATCGCTCGACATGATCGCGCCCATCGGCTGCGGCCTGATGACCGGCGCGGGCGCGGTGCTGAATGCGATGGAAGTGCGAGAGGGAATGCCGATTGCGGTGTTCGGCACCGGCACCGTTGGCATGGCGGCGATCATGGCGGCCAAGATTGCCGGTGCGAACCCGATCATCGCGGTGGACGTGAACGATGCCCGGCTCGAACTGGCAAAGGAACTGGGCGCGACCCACGCCTTCAACGCGAAGGACGATGCCCCGGCGAAAATCCGCGAGTTGTGTCCGCATGGCCTGGGCTATGCTTTCGACACCACAGGGATCAACAAGGTCATCGAGGATGGCTGGAACCTGCTAGCGCCCAAGGGCATCTGCGGCATCGTCGGCGCGAGCGATCCGGCGGATAACCTCACTTTCAACGAGGCTGCCTTCATGGGCGGCGGGCGCACGGTGATGGGGATCCTCGGCGGCAATTCCAACGGCGCGCCGTTCCTGCTCGAACTGCTCGACCATCACCTTGCGGGCAATTTCCCCTTCGACCGGCTGATCGAGCATTTCGATTTTGCGCAGATCAACGAAGCCATCGAAGCGAGCGAAGCAGGGCTTGTGGTGAAGCCGGTGCTGCGGATCTCGGCAGAGTAGGCCGATGAAAGCGGTAGTCTTCCAAGGCCTGCACCAGCCGCTGATGCTCGAAACACTGCCCGATCCCACACCGGGCAAGGGCGAACTGGTGGTGAAAGTAGGCCGCTGCGGCATTTGCGGCAGCGACCTGCACATGTCCGAAGACGCGGCATACGGCTGCCAGCAGGGCGATATTCTCGGCCACGAATTCGCAGGCGAAGTGGTGGCGCTGGGAAAGGACACCGAAGGCCCCAAGGTCGGCGATCTCGTTTCGGTTATCCCGCTCAAGAGCTGCGGGCAATGCGAACATTGCCGCAAGGGCGAAGTGCAGTGGTGTAGCCAGTTTGGCCTGCAAGGCGGCGGCTATGCCGAATATGCCGTCACCCGTCCCAACCAGTGCGTGCCGCTGCCGTCAGGCCTCAGCCTTGCGGATGGAGCGCTGATCGAGCCGCTGGCGGTGGCGCTGCACGGGATCAACCTTTCGGGCCTGCGAGCGGGAGACAAGGTGCTGGTGCTCGGTGCCGGGCCGATCGGGTTGGCCGTCGCCTTCTGGGCCAAACGCATGGGTGCGAGCCGGGTCGCAATCCAGGACATCGCCCCGTTCCAGCAGGAGCGCGCGCTGGAGATGGGCGCAGACGCCTTCGTGGTCGATCCGGCAGACCCGGTCGGCAGTGCCGAACGTGCGTTGGGCGGCAAGGCTGACATTGTGTTCGAATGCGTCGGGATACCCGGCCTCATCGCGCAGGCCGTCCAGCAGGTGAAAGCGCGCGGCACCATCCTGCTGCTGGGCCTGTGCACCCAGCCCGATACATTCAACAGCTTCGCGATGTTGAGCAAAGAAGTGCGGCTGGTCACCAGCGCCTTCTTCACCGTGCCTGAATACGAAACGTCGCTCGCCGCTCTCGAAGCGGGAGCACTGGTACCGCGACTGATGGTGACAGACACCATCAGCCTCGCCAGCACGCCCGATATCTTCGAGAGCCTCAAGCGCCGCACCGCGCAGTGCAAGGTGTTGATCGCTCCCTGACCGGGCTCTAGAGCCGGCTTGCGACAATCCGGGGTCGTCCACCAAGGGGGCCAATGGCCGAAGCATCCACCGCAGAGACTTCCATTCCGGATACCAGCCGGGCCAGACTGATACGCGGCTCTATTGCCGGGCATCTGGTGCGGCAGACGACGCCCGCTATCGTCGGGGTCGCCGCGATCATGTCGGTGGGCGTGATCGACGCCTACTTCGTCGGTCAGCTTGGCGGCGCCGAGCTGGCGGCGATGAGTTTTATCTTCCCTGTCATCACTGCTCTGCAAAGCCTCGGAGTCGGGGTGATGGTGGGTATCAACTCGGTGGTCAGCCGCGCGCTGGGCGAAGGCGATCACGATCGCGCGCTGGCCCGCGCCAACCTGGGCATGGTGCTGGGACTGGCCGCAGGCGTGGTGCTGGGCGTGCTGCTGTTCGCGATGCGCCTGCCGCTGTTCCGGCTGATGCAAGCCGATGCCGCAATCCTGCCGCTGATCGATTCGTACATGGCACCCTTTGCAATCGGCTTTCCGCTGATGATGGCGATGATGGGGATGAACGGCGTGCTGCGCGGGCAAGGGGCGGCGAAGAGCAATACACTGGTGCTGCTGGTCTACTCCGCCGCCAACTGGGTGCTCGATCCGCTGCTCATCACCGGTGCTTTCGGCATGGAAGGATACGGCGTGGCGGGCGCAGCCTACGCCACGCTTGGCGGGTGGCTGGCAGCCATCGGGGTCGCATTCTGGCTGCTGGGCAAGCACGACCTGCCGTTTCGTCCGTCGGCGATGCGCAATTGCAACTGGAAGAAGCAGGTCGCCGCGATTTCGCGCGTTGCCGGGCCCGCCGCCTTCACCAATTCGATCAACCCGGCCGGTCTTGCGGTGCTCACCGCGCTTCTCGCTGTGGAGGGACAAGCAGCGGTGGCGGGCTTCGGTGCAGGCGGGCGACTGCAAAGTTTCGCCATAGTGCCGTTGCTGGCATTGTCAGGGTCGATCGGCGCGATTGTCGGCCAGAACTGGGGCGCACGCGAATTCGACCGGGCGCGCAAGGCGCTGGTACAGGCAGGGCTGTTCTGCCTTGCATACGGACTGGGATCGGCGCTGGTGCTCTATTTTGCGCGCGACTGGTTCGCCGCCCTGTTCAGCGACGATCCCGAGGTGTTGGCCGCTACCGGAGCCTATCTTGCGATTTCGGTCTGGGGATATGCCGGATTCGGCGTGCTGATCGTGGTCAACGGCGCACTCAATGCGATCGACAAGGCGACGAATGCACTCGCGCTGTCGCTCACCCGCGTGCTGCTGGTGATGGTGCCGATTGCGTGGCTTGCCCGCGCTACCCTAGGGACGCAGGCGATCTACATTGCCGAACTTGCCGCCAACCTGCTTGGCGGGCTGGCGGCGGCGGCAATTGCCTGGTGGGTGCTGTGGAAAGCCCCTAGCTGAGCGGGCGGCTCGATCCGAAGAACAGCGCCTGGCTGATGGCCGCGCGAACGGTGTCTTCCTGAAACGGCTTGGTAATCAGGTACGTCGGTTCAGGCCGGTCGCCCGTTAGCAGGCGTTCCGGGTAGGCGGTGATGAAGATAACCGGCACACTGGTAATTTCGAGGATGTCGTCGACCGCGTCCAGCCCCGAAGAACCGTCTGCCAACTGGATGTCAGCCAGCACCAGGCCAGGACGATTGCCCTCCACCACCTCGCGCGCTTGCGTGCGGGTGGCGGCCGTGCCGCAAATTTCGTGACCGAGCGAACGGACGAGATCTTCGAGCTGCATTGAAATCAGCGGTTCGTCTTCGATGATCAGGACGCTGGTTGCGGTTTCGCGTTCGATTTCAGCTACCGCTTCACGAACGAGGCTTTCGACATCGTCTTCGCTCAATTCCATGATCCGCGCAGCATCCGCTGTGGTGAAATCTTCCACCGTCGTCAGAAGCAGCGCCTGGCGGTTGGTGGGAGTGATCCGCTTGAGCTGATCCTGTGCCGCCTCTTCATGCATACTCGCAGCTACGCCCCGATCGGCCACTTCGAGATAGGCGCTGGACCATACCTTGCTGAACGCCCGATAGAGCGGAACCCGCCCGCCACGCAGCGAATCCGCCAGACTATCATCCGCCAGTGCGGCTTCGAGTGTGGCATGGACAAAGGCGTCACCTGTCGCCTGCGAACCTGTAAGCGCGCGCGCGTAGCGACGCAGAAATGGCAGATGTGCCGCGACTTCGGCTCCGATAGTCATAGAATTCCTGTACCCTTCCCGGAATGCATGTGGGCATTGAACGCCTCTGCGCGCGGTCGGTTCCAACTTAAGCAAAAAGGATCCGGAAGGAAAAAATTTGCAGAATGCAAAGATTGGCGGGAACCCATCCGGGGACCGGTCATTATCATTATATCACCGCCGGTACCCCCCCTCCCGTCCAAACGGCTGGTGATACGATCCCAAGGCCTCCGCTGATCAAGCGGAGGCCTTTTTTTCGGGCGTACGGGATTCCACGCCGACCTTACATCGCAACTGCCTTGCATTTGAGGGTGTCGCTCAGCCCAGCAGCCGGGCGAACAGGCCGCGTTTGCGACCTGCGGTAAGTTCCGCAACCAGCAGTTCGGGATCATAGGGCTTTTCGAAGACCGGCCCCATTTCGGCGATTTCGGACGGGATGTCCTGTGGGGATCCGGTCGAGAAAGCGATCCGTGGCGGATTGGTACCCAGCATCGTTACCAGTTCGGCAATCGCCCACCCATCGTCCCGGTCGGCCAGGTGTACGTCGAGCACGATCGCATCGGGACGCCCCTTTTCGAGCGCTTCCATCGTCGCCTGCATCGTCTGGCAGATCACCACTTCGCCAGTGTCGGCACGCAGGAAGGCATCCTCCAGCGTCATCGCCAGCACCGGATCGTCTTCCACCAGGATTACGCGTCCAAGCGGCTGGCGCCTGGCGGCTTTCTTGTCCGGAGCAACTTTCTTCGATGTGTCATTCGGTTTCAAGAAAAGCCCTCCGGATACGAACGCCGTATCATGCGCCACAACGCTGCCTGTCGCCAGCAAGTTCCCGGCTCAAGCCAGCTCCTTGACGTAGATCCGGTATTCCCGATTGACCTTGGATTGGATCGCATCGGCGATCGCTACCATCCCTTGGTTATCCTCCAGAATCCACCCAACCTCGGCGCGCTGCGCGCCGTGTTCGCCAACAGTATGGCGGCGGATATATTCGATCATCATGAAGGCCAGCTGGCTGGCCATCCGCGAGTTCTGATATTTCGGGATCACCCCCATCAGCGGCACCCGCCAGTTTTCCGAATGCGGCTTGCGCAACCACCACAGCAGCTTCGCCCAGTTGAACGGGAACAGCCTGCCGCCGTAGTCCTTCGTCTTCAGGTTGATATCCGGCCAGGCGAGCATGAAGGCAGCGGGTTCGCCATCGACATAGGCGATCATGTTCGCGCCTTCCTGGATCAGTGGCTTCAACTTCTTTGCACCATATGCGATCTCGGTCTGCGTAAACGGCACGAAGCCCCAGTTCTTCGACCATGCCGCGTTGAGGATTTCGATGCAGATCGCCGCGTCTTCGTCGAAGCGGCTCTTGTCCACCTTGCGCACCATGATCCGGCTGCTGCGTTCGCCCGAAGCAACGATGCGGTTCACCAGTTCGGGGAAGCCGTCGCGCACATGGGTCAGATCGTAGGTGAACAGCCGCTTGGCGGTGGCATAGCCCTGCGCCTCGATCCAGCCTTCGTAAGCGGCGTTGTGATGCCCCATCATCAGCATCGGCGGATGATCGTGGCCCTGCACCAGTAGGCCGGGTTCCTCCCACATCGAGAGGCTGATCGGCGCGAGCACACGGGTCATGCCCTGCTCGCGCAGCCATTCTTCCGCGCGCGCGATCAGGGCCGCCATTACCTCCTTATCGGTCGCTTCCATCAACCCCCAGTTGCCGGTGCCCGGCCCGAAGCCCTGCTCGGGCGGCTGGGCGAGTGCGAGTTCGTCGATGTGCGCGGAAATCCGCCCCACCACCTCGCCAGCTTGGCGAGCGAGGAACAATTGCACCCTTGCATGTTCGTGGAAAGGGTTGCGGCCAGGGGTCAGCAGTTCGACCATATCGGCGCGCAACGGCGGCACCCAGTTGGGATCATTGGCGTTCAGTCGATAAGCGCAATCGATAAATGCACTGAGGTCGCCCTTGCCCGAAACCGGCGCAATCTCTATTTGACCTGCCACAAATCCTGCCTTTTGTTCATGTGGCAGAAGCACTGCTTGTGCTTTGGGCGTCATGTCAAGCACACCCGCCGACAAGATTGTTCGAGAGTATTTTCGCGATGGATGCGACACCATTTCCTGAAGCTGCTGCCATCGGCCCGTCGGCCGAACGGCGGCGCGTGCACGCGC includes the following:
- a CDS encoding MATE family efflux transporter — protein: MAEASTAETSIPDTSRARLIRGSIAGHLVRQTTPAIVGVAAIMSVGVIDAYFVGQLGGAELAAMSFIFPVITALQSLGVGVMVGINSVVSRALGEGDHDRALARANLGMVLGLAAGVVLGVLLFAMRLPLFRLMQADAAILPLIDSYMAPFAIGFPLMMAMMGMNGVLRGQGAAKSNTLVLLVYSAANWVLDPLLITGAFGMEGYGVAGAAYATLGGWLAAIGVAFWLLGKHDLPFRPSAMRNCNWKKQVAAISRVAGPAAFTNSINPAGLAVLTALLAVEGQAAVAGFGAGGRLQSFAIVPLLALSGSIGAIVGQNWGAREFDRARKALVQAGLFCLAYGLGSALVLYFARDWFAALFSDDPEVLAATGAYLAISVWGYAGFGVLIVVNGALNAIDKATNALALSLTRVLLVMVPIAWLARATLGTQAIYIAELAANLLGGLAAAAIAWWVLWKAPS
- a CDS encoding response regulator → MTLEDAFLRADTGEVVICQTMQATMEALEKGRPDAIVLDVHLADRDDGWAIAELVTMLGTNPPRIAFSTGSPQDIPSEIAEMGPVFEKPYDPELLVAELTAGRKRGLFARLLG
- a CDS encoding alcohol dehydrogenase catalytic domain-containing protein, whose protein sequence is MKAVVFQGLHQPLMLETLPDPTPGKGELVVKVGRCGICGSDLHMSEDAAYGCQQGDILGHEFAGEVVALGKDTEGPKVGDLVSVIPLKSCGQCEHCRKGEVQWCSQFGLQGGGYAEYAVTRPNQCVPLPSGLSLADGALIEPLAVALHGINLSGLRAGDKVLVLGAGPIGLAVAFWAKRMGASRVAIQDIAPFQQERALEMGADAFVVDPADPVGSAERALGGKADIVFECVGIPGLIAQAVQQVKARGTILLLGLCTQPDTFNSFAMLSKEVRLVTSAFFTVPEYETSLAALEAGALVPRLMVTDTISLASTPDIFESLKRRTAQCKVLIAP
- a CDS encoding N-acetyltransferase, translating into MAGQIEIAPVSGKGDLSAFIDCAYRLNANDPNWVPPLRADMVELLTPGRNPFHEHARVQLFLARQAGEVVGRISAHIDELALAQPPEQGFGPGTGNWGLMEATDKEVMAALIARAEEWLREQGMTRVLAPISLSMWEEPGLLVQGHDHPPMLMMGHHNAAYEGWIEAQGYATAKRLFTYDLTHVRDGFPELVNRIVASGERSSRIMVRKVDKSRFDEDAAICIEILNAAWSKNWGFVPFTQTEIAYGAKKLKPLIQEGANMIAYVDGEPAAFMLAWPDINLKTKDYGGRLFPFNWAKLLWWLRKPHSENWRVPLMGVIPKYQNSRMASQLAFMMIEYIRRHTVGEHGAQRAEVGWILEDNQGMVAIADAIQSKVNREYRIYVKELA
- a CDS encoding response regulator — its product is MTIGAEVAAHLPFLRRYARALTGSQATGDAFVHATLEAALADDSLADSLRGGRVPLYRAFSKVWSSAYLEVADRGVAASMHEEAAQDQLKRITPTNRQALLLTTVEDFTTADAARIMELSEDDVESLVREAVAEIERETATSVLIIEDEPLISMQLEDLVRSLGHEICGTAATRTQAREVVEGNRPGLVLADIQLADGSSGLDAVDDILEITSVPVIFITAYPERLLTGDRPEPTYLITKPFQEDTVRAAISQALFFGSSRPLS